ATCCGGATCGGGGAAAAGTTAAAAATGATTGAAGGTGGGAAATTGTTTCGGCTCAGGGAGCTGCGGCGGTGGCGGGTGCGAGCGTGATCGGATCGACCATCGTCTTCGGATCGAGCACGTCGCCCGGCAGGGCCTTGATGTGGTCGGCGTCGAGCTCCACACCGTTGACGGACTTGCCGGCGTTCTTGCGCTTGGCGGAAATCTCGAGCGCGGCCTTCGCCATTTCGATGGTCACGACGTCGCCCTTGGCGTTGCCGAAGTTGTTGCGGACGTAGGTCATGATGCCCGCGAGGTCTTCCGGAGTCATGCCGATGCCCTGAGGGGGCATCACGCCGTAGGTTTTTCCGTCCTCCAGCGGTCCCTCCAGACCGTTGAGGATGATCATCGAGAAGCGTTCCGTCTCGCCGAGCACCCACTTCGAGCCGACCAGCGACGGGAAGGTGGAGCCGTTGCCCTTCGCATCGGAGCCGTGGCAGCCGTTGCACTTCGCGGAATAGATCTTCGCCCCCTTCGCCATGTAGGCGGCAAGCGCCTCCTTCGGCACGGCACCCGCGTCCTCCGCGCCACCGGCGGGAGTGCGGACGTAGTCGCGGCGGAAGGTCGAATCATAGGAGAACAAGCGGCCGCCCGAGCCG
This DNA window, taken from Luteolibacter yonseiensis, encodes the following:
- a CDS encoding c-type cytochrome, translating into MSSNNSKPDLDDSINVAETHGRVVREAAACAREKRIADNGIAPISLWAFVACGVVLLVAGGILGSGGRLFSYDSTFRRDYVRTPAGGAEDAGAVPKEALAAYMAKGAKIYSAKCNGCHGSDAKGNGSTFPSLVGSKWVLGETERFSMIILNGLEGPLEDGKTYGVMPPQGIGMTPEDLAGIMTYVRNNFGNAKGDVVTIEMAKAALEISAKRKNAGKSVNGVELDADHIKALPGDVLDPKTMVDPITLAPATAAAP